One stretch of Bactrocera tryoni isolate S06 unplaced genomic scaffold, CSIRO_BtryS06_freeze2 scaffold_7, whole genome shotgun sequence DNA includes these proteins:
- the LOC120781524 gene encoding uncharacterized protein LOC120781524 isoform X2: MFYGLPRKYLVHGFTCTMARKFVFEYATINDIAMPLSWVDNEKAGIDWIQAFMKSNQDLSLRKPQNTSLYRLTVFKKSAVMEFFDNMQHLLKNNSLSPCDIYNLDETGITTVLQSPKVISSKGRRTVSQVASVERGSLVTMVGIVNASGNALPPVYVFPRIKYKEHFVNGSPNGCLGITDKSG; the protein is encoded by the exons ATGTTTTACGGACTACCGCGAAAATATTTGGTT CACGGCTTCACCTGTACAATGGCACGGAAGTTTGTATTTGAATATGCCACAATAAATGATATTGCCATGCCTTTATCATGGGTGGATAATGAAAAAGCTGGAATTGACTGGATTCAAGCATTTATGAAAAGTAATCAAGACTTGAGTTTGCGAAAACCTCAAAATACAAGTCTTTATCGACTGACTGTATTTAAGAAAAGCGCAGTAATGGAGTTTTTCGATAATATGCAGCATTTGCTCAAAAATAATTCATTGTCTCCGTGTGATATTTATAATTTAGACGAAACGGGTATTACTACTGTGTTGCAATCACCCAAG gttatttcttcaaaaggaaGACGAACAGTTTCTCAAGTGGCGTCTGTAGAAAGAGGATCGCTTGTGACAATGGTAGGCATTGTAAATGCTTCTGGTAACGCTCTACCACCTGTCTATGTGTTCCCTCGTATAAAGTATAAAGAACATTTCGTGAATGGGAGTCCCAACGGTTGTCTGGGGATAACAGATAAGAGCGGATAG
- the LOC120781524 gene encoding uncharacterized protein LOC120781524 isoform X1, whose translation MIFHLSLFGSFIICTCARGRTRFYVLRTTAKIFGSRLHLYKYTSNQVFTKHQEKEICEYFKACSNPQHGFTCTMARKFVFEYATINDIAMPLSWVDNEKAGIDWIQAFMKSNQDLSLRKPQNTSLYRLTVFKKSAVMEFFDNMQHLLKNNSLSPCDIYNLDETGITTVLQSPKVISSKGRRTVSQVASVERGSLVTMVGIVNASGNALPPVYVFPRIKYKEHFVNGSPNGCLGITDKSG comes from the exons ATGATCTTCCACCTCTCACTCTTTGGTAGTTtcattatatgtacatgtgctCGAGGACGGACGAGGTTTTATGTTTTACGGACTACCGCGAAAATATTTGGTT CACGGCTTCACCTGTACAAATATACCTCAAATCAAGTTTTTACAAAACATCAAGAAAAAGAGATATGCGAGTATTTTAAAGCATGCTCTAACCCACAGCACGGCTTCACCTGTACAATGGCACGGAAGTTTGTATTTGAATATGCCACAATAAATGATATTGCCATGCCTTTATCATGGGTGGATAATGAAAAAGCTGGAATTGACTGGATTCAAGCATTTATGAAAAGTAATCAAGACTTGAGTTTGCGAAAACCTCAAAATACAAGTCTTTATCGACTGACTGTATTTAAGAAAAGCGCAGTAATGGAGTTTTTCGATAATATGCAGCATTTGCTCAAAAATAATTCATTGTCTCCGTGTGATATTTATAATTTAGACGAAACGGGTATTACTACTGTGTTGCAATCACCCAAG gttatttcttcaaaaggaaGACGAACAGTTTCTCAAGTGGCGTCTGTAGAAAGAGGATCGCTTGTGACAATGGTAGGCATTGTAAATGCTTCTGGTAACGCTCTACCACCTGTCTATGTGTTCCCTCGTATAAAGTATAAAGAACATTTCGTGAATGGGAGTCCCAACGGTTGTCTGGGGATAACAGATAAGAGCGGATAG
- the LOC120781750 gene encoding zinc finger BED domain-containing protein DAYSLEEPER-like produces MIPALYEECKHKVREMIRSGEKFCITTDCWTSRNTSSSFAVTAHYVSENFELTSVLLSSSQLRQNHTAENVSEAIQQIVSDWKINEKILLAVSDNASNIKSAIINKLGWKHFGCMAHTINLIVKEGLRIPEVEQVTDKVKIIVAHFKKSTSANEAFKNYQRNSGKEPLELIQQVETRWNSTLAMLERFSELEEAVKCTLVIINKNLPILTSDE; encoded by the coding sequence ATGATTCCTGCATTGTATGAGGAATGTAAACATAAGGTGCGAGAAATGATTAGGAGCGGGGAAAAGTTTTGCATTACCACTGATTGTTGGACATCGCGGAACACGTCTAGTTCCTTTGCTGTAACGGCACATTATGTCTCCGAAAATTTTGAACTAACGTCAGTGCTTTTATCGTCATCCCAACTGAGGCAAAATCATACAGCTGAAAACGTAAGTGAGGCGATACAACAAATCGTAAGTGACtggaaaattaacgaaaaaatattgctaGCTGTGTCGGACAATGCTAGTAACATAAAAAGTGCAATAATTAATAAGTTAGGTTGGAAGCATTTTGGATGTATGGCtcacacaattaatttaattgtaaaagAAGGATTACGCATTCCTGAAGTAGAACAAGTAACTgataaagttaaaataatagtTGCTCACTTCAAGAAAAGTACTTCAGCGAATGAAGCATTTAAAAATTACCAGCGCAACAGCGGTAAAGAACCTCTAGAATTAATTCAACAAGTTGAAACGAGGTGGAACTCCACACTGGCAATGTTGGAGCGATTTTCGGAGTTGGAGGAAGCGGTGAAATGTACTTtggtaattataaataaaaatttacctaTATTAACCAGCGACGAGTGA